The sequence CCATCGCCGCCTACCGCCGGGTGGGAGATGCCCTGATGTTCACGCACACCGAGGTCCCCGAGGCCCTGGAGGGTCAGGGGGTGGGAAGCCGCCTGGTGCATGACGCGCTGGCGGAGGTGCGGGCGCGAGGCTTACAGGTCATCCCCATGTGCCCCTTCGTGGCGGCGTACATTCGGCGGCATCCCGAGGACCAGGACCTCGTTCAGCCGCAGTACCGGGCCAGACTCGGCCTCTGAGGGGGAACCATGCGAGCAGACATTCAGGTGGGTGCGACCTTTCCGGATTACGACCTCCCCGACCACACGGGCGTGAAGCGCAGGCTGTCGTTCCTCCAGGGCCGCGACCCGATGATCCTGATGCTGGGGCGGGGCGTGTACTGCCCCAAGGACCGGCAGCAGCTCATGGAACTCGTGCGCTTCTCGGCCCAGTGCGACGTGGGCTTTACCCGGATTGTCACGATTACCACCGACAACCTGATCCTCAGCAACGACCTGCGGCTGGGCGTGGGTGCCCACTGGCCCTTCCTGCATGACCCTGAGCGGATCATCCAGCAGGACCTGGGCATCCAGGAGTACACCGACCCACACAACAATCCCATGATTCCGTATACCTTCGTGCTGGAGCCGGGGCTGCGAATCTTTAAGCTCTACAACGGCTACTGGTACTGGGGACGGCCCTCGACGGCGGAACTACATCAGGACCTGCGTGACATCACGCGCCGCATTCGCCCGGATTATCAGATCGACACGCCCGAGATGCGGGCCAAGTGGGACCGGGGCGAAAAAGAGGACTTCTACCCCTACGGGCAGAGCATGCGCCAGGTGTTCATCCGCATGGCCGGAGCCGTCGCCCAGTTCGATGACCCGGAGGCCGGGGAACGGTAGGTCGCATCAGCTTGAGCGTGCCACACGGCATCGATAACACCACCGGCGCACTTCGTCGTCTGCCGTCTGGTCATTGCTACGAAATTGCGTTGATTCCCTGGAATCAGAGCAATCCCGCTGTAAGCTTGACAGAACAGATGAGAGTGCCCCAGTGGGGGCATTCTCAGCTCGACTTTGTCCAAAGGGAAGTTCAGGCCGCGTAGCAAAGGGCGTCTATGAGGCGGTCCACGAGCGAGCGCGGGACTTGTACGAGGTCGTCGGCTGGAGGGGATGTTCGAAAAGTCTGGGCCTT is a genomic window of Deinococcus carri containing:
- a CDS encoding GNAT family N-acetyltransferase; its protein translation is MTQDPAITVQDNPQAGRFEARVGEHLAIAAYRRVGDALMFTHTEVPEALEGQGVGSRLVHDALAEVRARGLQVIPMCPFVAAYIRRHPEDQDLVQPQYRARLGL
- a CDS encoding redoxin domain-containing protein, with protein sequence MRADIQVGATFPDYDLPDHTGVKRRLSFLQGRDPMILMLGRGVYCPKDRQQLMELVRFSAQCDVGFTRIVTITTDNLILSNDLRLGVGAHWPFLHDPERIIQQDLGIQEYTDPHNNPMIPYTFVLEPGLRIFKLYNGYWYWGRPSTAELHQDLRDITRRIRPDYQIDTPEMRAKWDRGEKEDFYPYGQSMRQVFIRMAGAVAQFDDPEAGER